The following are encoded together in the Thermosipho japonicus genome:
- the queD gene encoding 6-carboxytetrahydropterin synthase QueD, which yields MLLVSKEFTFDAAHNLVKYHGKCEKLHGHTYKLVVTVAGEKDEEGMVIDFLELKRIVKEKVLSKLDHSYINEIIPQPSAENIAEWIWKQLETELNSERYFLYEIKVYETPTSYVTLKKKM from the coding sequence ATGTTACTGGTTTCAAAAGAGTTTACATTTGATGCAGCACATAATCTTGTAAAGTATCATGGAAAGTGTGAAAAGTTGCATGGGCACACATATAAACTAGTAGTTACCGTTGCTGGTGAAAAAGATGAGGAAGGTATGGTTATAGATTTTTTAGAACTAAAGCGTATTGTTAAAGAAAAAGTTTTAAGTAAATTAGATCATTCTTATATAAACGAAATAATTCCACAACCAAGTGCGGAAAATATTGCTGAGTGGATTTGGAAACAATTAGAGACGGAATTAAACAGTGAAAGATATTTTCTATATGAAATAAAGGTATATGAAACGCCTACCTCTTACGTAACATTAAAAAAGAAGATGTAA